Sequence from the Acidimicrobiales bacterium genome:
GCGGGCAGCACCAGCACGGCTCCCCCTCATAGCCCAACCAGAACACGTCACACGCCGGGCAGCGCAACCGGACCCGGCCATCCAGCAGAGCGACCAGCTGCGCCGACGTGGCGCCGTTCAGGGAGCCGGGCATGGCTCGTGCCGCAGGACGACAACCGGGACGCCGGCCGCCCGGGCGATCCTCACCATGTGCGCCGTCCCCTTACTCGCCTCAAGGTCGTCGTGGAAGGCGAGAACCACGTCCGGCTCGCCTTCGGTGAGCATCCGCTGGTTGCGGATCGGCCCGGCGCGCTTGCCGTAGCGGTCCCAGTCAGCCGGGTACCGCTCGTGGTCGACGCCGCTGCGGTGGAACGCCCAACGGGCGGCGAGAGCGTCGGCTCCGCGTGCGCCGCCTTCGATGACGACGAACGGCTCGCCGGGGGCGACGGTCCGGTGGTGGGCTTCCAGCGCGGCGGCGACCATCCGGTAGTCGGTCCAGTTGCGGTCACCGCAGACGAGAACCCGCACGTCGCTCAACTCTACGGCGTCCGCTCCCGGTGCTCCCTGCACCAGGACGCGCAGTAGCGATCCAGTCCGCAAGGCCGGCCGTCGGTCAGATGGTCCGGGTAGTCGATGCTGCCGCAGTCGGCGCAGCGGTGACCCTCGGCCGAGAACACCGCCAACTCCCCCCGTTCGAGGCGGCGGCGGTCGCCTTCGTCGGCGATTCGCAGGAGTCGTCGCAGGGGGTGCGGGACGGCCCACACCGGGACGCCGCGCACGGGTCAGACGGTGACCGGGTGCCAGAAGCCGCCGACGAGCCTCTGGCCGGCCTCGTCGGCTTCGTCCTTGGTGGAGTAGCCGTCGGCTCGGCCGCGTCCGACGACGAGGCCGTTGGTGTCGAAGGCGACGAACCGCCAGCGGCCGTCCTCGTCGGACTGCTTCGACTTGATGAACGCGTCTCCGCCGTCGCCCTCGTCCCATACGTGGGTGTGGACCATGCGCCCACGGTGGCCGGGTTGAACGCGGTGAGCGGGGATGCAGGGCTTGCGTCGA
This genomic interval carries:
- a CDS encoding DUF2493 domain-containing protein; this encodes MRVLVCGDRNWTDYRMVAAALEAHHRTVAPGEPFVVIEGGARGADALAARWAFHRSGVDHERYPADWDRYGKRAGPIRNQRMLTEGEPDVVLAFHDDLEASKGTAHMVRIARAAGVPVVVLRHEPCPAP